In one Pseudarthrobacter oxydans genomic region, the following are encoded:
- a CDS encoding DUF2156 domain-containing protein: MTTGHKVRTGSLAWATVVRPTLDRAISALKSMPFSVAVLLVFLATGAVTGSFLAGPPEQLLDGAGVSGPGLRAGNWWCLFTSLFFATNPLAYISASLMILLLLGLAERKLGTVAAAAFFFGGQFGAVTLFLLITQLAGYVGDGWLDRMADDILIGPYPAVLAAGLAASGRLPVLWQRRLRTAVLSISLLLVLYIGHAETVIGLIGAILGLLAGWWIQGDRGQLHRHRSTGREARNLLALTVAVFAVGPILTGIARSPTGPLALLRDVVLNPMPTLSQLEFNCGATVESSCLEAGRAGFAGPFGLALAVVPVILLLICADGMRRGRRLALNIAIVIQLAVTALAGVYLALFALIPSRPHSASATPMASAFAHVLPLVFVPLLLAVLLWLNRRQFRVQTRPAARRTLAAVVGGTWLVLAGAYAAAWFWAGGLLRDGGILALFAELARQYVPVPIPQYYHRVFADRNNLEAVLFAYSGPVFWVVALVSVWWALLSGHHGNDSGRQDRIKARALLHQGGGPLSWMALWEPNTYWFSPDGRGAVAFQRHGSVALTLGGAFGPPTAQGRVTEGFLDYCSHEGLIPALYSCDDSLWPMLRERGFSRVAVAQETRLAVRELEFKGKEWQNVRTALNRAAKLGVQAVWGTYQSLPPALRSKLIEVSEEWAAGKTVPEMGFTLGGIDELDDPEVLCCLAVDAGGTVHGVTSWLPVYDGGVLVSRTLDVMRRGADGFPGVMEFLIASAVLELRSSVEVISLSGSPLASLPESPAGDGPRSEAPGEGEADNLVRILDLVGHALEPVYGFRSLAAFKSRFKPEYRALYLYYQDALYLPAIGRALTRAYLPGLSLPQGARLVRKLVK; the protein is encoded by the coding sequence ATGACAACGGGACATAAGGTCCGGACAGGATCGCTCGCCTGGGCAACGGTGGTCCGCCCGACACTCGACCGTGCCATCAGTGCCCTGAAGTCAATGCCCTTCTCAGTGGCGGTCCTGCTCGTGTTCCTCGCCACCGGTGCTGTCACCGGCAGTTTCCTTGCCGGGCCCCCGGAGCAGTTGCTGGACGGGGCAGGCGTCAGCGGGCCGGGGCTGCGGGCCGGCAACTGGTGGTGCCTGTTCACCAGCCTCTTCTTCGCCACGAACCCGCTGGCCTATATTTCCGCGTCGCTGATGATCCTCCTGCTGCTGGGGCTTGCCGAGCGGAAACTGGGAACCGTCGCAGCGGCCGCCTTCTTTTTCGGAGGACAGTTCGGTGCCGTAACGCTCTTCCTGCTGATCACGCAACTGGCGGGATACGTGGGGGACGGGTGGCTCGACCGGATGGCCGACGACATCCTGATCGGACCCTACCCTGCAGTCCTCGCGGCAGGTCTGGCAGCCTCCGGCCGGCTGCCGGTCCTCTGGCAACGGCGGCTCCGGACAGCTGTGCTGTCCATCTCCCTGCTGCTGGTGCTGTACATCGGGCATGCAGAAACGGTGATCGGCCTGATCGGTGCCATCCTGGGACTCCTGGCCGGCTGGTGGATCCAGGGTGATCGCGGCCAGCTCCACCGGCACCGGTCAACCGGCCGCGAAGCACGGAACCTGCTGGCCCTGACGGTGGCAGTCTTTGCGGTGGGGCCCATCCTCACCGGAATCGCCAGGTCACCCACAGGCCCGCTGGCGCTCCTGCGCGACGTAGTCCTCAACCCGATGCCAACCCTGAGCCAACTGGAGTTCAACTGCGGCGCAACCGTGGAGTCGTCCTGCCTTGAAGCGGGCCGGGCAGGCTTTGCCGGGCCCTTCGGACTCGCGCTTGCGGTGGTTCCGGTCATCCTGCTGCTGATCTGTGCGGACGGCATGCGCCGCGGCCGGCGCCTGGCCCTGAACATCGCCATAGTCATCCAGCTTGCGGTCACAGCCCTTGCCGGCGTCTATCTTGCCCTGTTCGCACTGATCCCGTCCAGGCCGCACAGCGCGTCCGCCACACCCATGGCCTCGGCGTTTGCCCATGTGCTTCCCCTGGTGTTCGTCCCCCTGCTCCTGGCGGTCCTTTTGTGGCTCAACCGGCGCCAGTTCCGCGTCCAGACGCGGCCTGCTGCCCGCCGGACGCTGGCCGCAGTCGTGGGAGGAACATGGCTTGTCCTCGCCGGAGCATACGCGGCGGCCTGGTTCTGGGCCGGCGGTCTGCTACGCGACGGCGGCATCCTGGCGCTCTTTGCAGAGCTTGCGCGCCAGTACGTCCCGGTTCCCATCCCGCAGTACTACCACCGGGTGTTCGCCGACCGGAACAACCTGGAAGCGGTGCTCTTTGCCTATTCCGGACCCGTGTTCTGGGTTGTCGCGCTGGTCAGCGTGTGGTGGGCCCTGCTCAGCGGCCACCACGGCAACGACTCCGGACGGCAGGACAGGATCAAAGCACGCGCCCTGCTCCACCAGGGCGGCGGACCCCTGTCCTGGATGGCGCTGTGGGAACCCAACACGTACTGGTTCAGCCCCGACGGCCGCGGCGCCGTGGCGTTCCAGCGGCACGGCAGCGTGGCTCTGACACTGGGCGGCGCTTTCGGGCCGCCAACTGCACAAGGGCGGGTGACCGAGGGTTTCCTTGACTACTGCAGCCACGAAGGCCTCATCCCTGCGCTCTACTCCTGCGATGATTCGCTCTGGCCGATGCTGCGGGAACGCGGTTTTTCCAGGGTTGCCGTTGCCCAGGAGACCCGGCTGGCCGTCCGTGAACTCGAATTCAAGGGCAAGGAGTGGCAGAACGTCCGGACCGCACTGAACAGGGCAGCCAAGCTGGGGGTTCAGGCTGTTTGGGGAACGTACCAGTCCCTGCCGCCGGCGCTACGGTCCAAGCTGATCGAGGTCTCCGAGGAATGGGCGGCCGGAAAGACCGTTCCCGAAATGGGTTTTACCCTCGGCGGCATCGACGAGCTCGACGACCCGGAGGTGCTGTGCTGCCTTGCCGTGGATGCCGGCGGCACGGTCCACGGGGTGACCAGCTGGTTGCCGGTTTATGACGGCGGGGTCCTGGTCAGCAGGACGCTCGACGTCATGCGCCGCGGCGCCGACGGATTTCCCGGGGTCATGGAATTCCTCATCGCCTCTGCCGTGCTTGAGCTGCGCAGTTCGGTTGAGGTGATCTCGCTCTCGGGCTCACCGCTGGCCAGCCTTCCCGAATCCCCTGCCGGTGACGGACCCCGTTCTGAGGCCCCCGGTGAAGGCGAAGCGGACAACCTGGTCCGGATACTCGACCTCGTGGGGCACGCACTGGAACCCGTCTACGGATTCCGCTCCCTGGCCGCATTCAAGTCGCGCTTCAAACCCGAATACCGTGCGCTTTACCTGTATTACCAGGACGCGTTGTATCTGCCGGCGATCGGCCGGGCATTGACCCGCGCGTACCTGCCCGGGCTTTCCCTTCCGCAGGGCGCCCGCCTGGTGCGCAAATTGGTGAAATAG
- a CDS encoding cold-shock protein — translation MAQGTVKWFNAEKGFGFITPDDSDGDVFVHYSEIQTGGFKTLDENQRVQFEIGQGAKGPQATGVTLV, via the coding sequence ATGGCACAGGGAACCGTCAAGTGGTTCAACGCTGAAAAGGGCTTCGGCTTCATTACCCCGGATGATTCGGATGGGGACGTTTTTGTCCACTACTCCGAAATCCAGACCGGCGGCTTCAAGACCCTCGACGAGAACCAGCGCGTTCAGTTCGAAATCGGCCAGGGCGCCAAGGGTCCCCAGGCTACCGGCGTAACGCTGGTCTAG